A genomic window from Solanum stenotomum isolate F172 chromosome 10, ASM1918654v1, whole genome shotgun sequence includes:
- the LOC125841533 gene encoding GTP-binding protein At2g22870, with the protein MFISHLPKLHSHFSIFYSTPKIIITSALLSKSKTTPVSHFSSVTAAANTLLQTPELLQTKNLEIEDVLEKPHVEISVEKLFFPPDTDVSSGSRPLSSRILKGSNIVLSKYAGNAQVEQAEFVKSSVDTEACPSDGLPEFALVGRSNVGKSSLLNSLVRRKKLALTSKKPGKTQCINHFRINDSWHLVDLPGYGYAAAPHEVRTDWAKFTKDYFINRPTLVSVFLLIDASIPAKKIDLDYASWLAENKIPMTIVFTKCDKRKKKKTGGKKPEENLQDFLELIQKFFQTAPPWIITSSVTNQGRDEILLHMSQLRNYWLKH; encoded by the exons atgTTTATCTCTCATCTTCCAAAGCTCCATTCCCACTTCTCCATTTTCTACTCAACACCCAAGATTATCATCACCTCAGCACTTCTATCCAAATCCAAAACAACCCCAGTTTCCCATTTTTCATCTGTCACAGCAGCCGccaacacacttcttcaaacACCAGAGTTGTTACAAACCAAGAATTTGGAAATTGAAGATGTTTTAGAGAAACCCCATGTAGAAATTTCAGTTGAAAAGCTATTTTTTCCTCCTGACACTGATGTTTCTTCTGGTTCAAGGCCTTTGAGTAGTAGGATTTTGAAAGGGTCAAATATTGTGCTTAGTAAGTATGCTGGGAATGCTCAAGTGGAGCAAGCTGAGTTTGTGAAGAGTAGTGTGGATACTGAGGCCTGTCCTTCTGATGGATTGCCTGAGTTTGCTCTTGTTGGGAGATCTAATGTGGGAAAATCTTCTTTGCTCAACTCGCTTGTGAGGCGTAAAAAGCTTGCTCTTACTTCCAAGAAACCAG GAAAGACACAATGCATCAACCATTTCCGGATAAACGATAGCTGGCATCTTGTGGATTTACCAGGTTACGG GTATGCAGCTGCACCACATGAAGTACGAACAGATTGGGCTAAGTTCACCAAAGATTATTTCATAAACCGGCCAACCCTTGTCTCAGTATTCCTCCTCATAGATGCTAGCATTCCTGCAAAAAAGATTGATCTTGACTATGCAAGTTGGCTGGCAGAGAATAAG ATCCCAATGACAATAGTTTTCACCAAGTGTGATAAgcggaaaaagaagaagactgGAGGTAAAAAGCCTGAAGAGAACTTGCAGGATTTTCTGGAGTTGATCCAGAAGTTCTTCCAAACTGCACCACCTTGGATTATAACCAGTAGTGTCACCAACCAAGGCCGAGATGAGATACTGTTGCACATGTCCCAGCTGCGAAACTATTGGCTCAAGCATTGA
- the LOC125841532 gene encoding benzaldehyde dehydrogenase, mitochondrial-like — translation MAIRMITSRLSHSSSSSLAFLFQGRNSRVAATAALRYTTAAPIAQDPIKPSVNVEYTKLFINGQFVDSTSGKTFPTLDPRTGEVIAHVDEGDVEDINRAVVAARNAFDEGPWPKMSAYERSKVLFRIADLIEKHNDEIATLETWDSGKLYQQVATIEIPMIVRILRYYAGWADKIHGLTVPADGPYHVQTLHEPIGVVGQIIPWNFPLLMFAWKIGPALACGNTVVLKTAEQTPLSALYVSKLLQEAGLPEGVVNVISGFGPTAGAALCSHMDVDKLAFTGSTDTGKTIMSLAANSNLKPVTLELGGKSPFIVCEDADVDQAVEFAHFALFFNQGQCCCAGSRTYVHESIYDEFVEKAKARALKRTVGDPFESGNEQGPQISSEQFEKVLKYIRSGVESGATLETGGDRLGTRGYYIKPTVFSNVKDDMLIATDEIFGPVQSILKFKDHDEVIRRANATKYGLAAGVFTKNIDTANTFMRALRVGTIWINCFDIFDAAIPFGGYKMSGQGREKGEYSLKQYLQVKAVVTSLKNPAWL, via the exons ATGGCGATTCGAATGATAACATCTCGTCTCTCTCACTCTTCATCCTCCTCTTTGGCTTTCCTCTTTCAAG GAAGAAACTCTCGTGTGGCCGCAACAGCAGCTCTTCGATACACCACAGCAGCTCCCATTGCTCAAGACCCCATCAAACCTAGTGTCAATGTAGAATATACTAAACTTTTTATCAATGGACAATTTGTTGATTCTACATCAG gtaAAACATTTCCAACACTTGACCCCAGAACAGGGGAGGTGATTGCACATGTTGATGAGGGTGATGTAGAAGATATTAATCGAGCAGTAGTTGCTGCTCGTAATGCTTTTGATGAAGGACCATGGCCTAAAATGAGTGCTTAT GAGAGATCAAAGGTATTGTTCCGCATTGCTGATTTGATTGAAAAACATAACGATGAAATTGCAACACTTGAGACTTGGGACAGTGGGAAGCTATATCAACAAGTTGCTACAATTGAAATACCAATGATTGTACGCATACTGCGTTATTATGCTG GTTGGGCAGATAAAATTCATGGTTTGACTGTTCCTGCTGATGGACCATATCATGTTCAGACTTTACATGAGCCAATTGGGGTTGTTGGTCAGATTATCCCATGGAACTTTCCTCTTCTCATGTTTGCTTGGAAAATTGGACCTGCTTTAGCTTGTGGCAATACTGTTGTGCTAAAAACAGCAGAGCAGACACCGTTATCTGCTCTCTATGTGTCGAAGCTATTACAGGAG GCTGGCCTACCTGAAGGTGTTGTGAATGTCATTTCTGGTTTTGGTCCTACAGCTGGTGCTGCTCTTTGTAGTCATATGGACGTGGACAAG CTTGCTTTTACTGGATCAACAGATACAGGGAAAACTATAATGTCATTGGCTGCTAACAGCAATCTTAAACCTGTCACTTTGGAACTTGGAGGAAAATCCCCTTTCATTGTTTGTGAGGATGCTGATGTTGATCAAGCTGTTGAGTTTGCTCACTTTGCTTTGTTCTTCAATCAG GGACAATGTTGTTGTGCTGGATCTCGTACATATGTTCATGAGAGTATTTACGATGAATTTGTTGAAAAAGCCAAGGCACGTGCATTGAAACGTACAGTTGGTGATCCATTTGAATCAGGCAATGAACAAGGTCCTCAG ATTAGTTCAGAACAGTTTGAAAAGGTGTTGAAGTATATTAGATCCGGTGTTGAAAGTGGAGCTACACTTGAAACTGGAGGTGACAGGCTCGGTACACGGGGATACTATATTAAACCCACAGTTTTCTCCAACGTTAAG GACGATATGCTGATTGCAACGGATGAGATCTTTGGTCCAGTGCAGTCAATCTTGAAATTTAA AGATCATGATGAAGTGATTCGAAGAGCTAATGCCACAAAATATGGTCTAGCTGCTGGAGTCTTTACGAAGAACATAGACACAGCAAACACATTCATGCGAGCATTGAGAGTTGGAACCATATGGATTAACTGCTTTGATATCTTTGATGCTGCAATTCCTTTTGGTGGCTATAAGATGAGTGGACAGGGAAGAGAAAAGGGAGAATACAGTTTGAAGCAATACTTACAAGTAAAGGCAGTTGTCACCTCATTGAAGAATCCAGCTTGGCTTTAA